The region GAGCGACTTCAGCTTCGCCCCGATTCCCTGCTCCTGCGCGCCCCTCGCCACCCGCGAGCGCTGCGCGTACGTCGCCATGCCGAGCACGGTGGCGTACTCCGGCTCGGCCAGCGTTTCCGGCATGCGTCCCAGCGCGGCCGGCGCCGCCAGGCGCGCCGGCTTGCGCAGCACGTCTTCCGCAATCTCGGTCATCGAATTCAGCCGCGCGCCGCCGCCGGTGAGCACCAGACCCGCACCGCACAACTCGAAGACGCCGGCATGGCGCAGGTTGTCGCGCAGCATCTCGAACAGCTCGCGGGCGCGCGGCTCCAGCACCTCGCCCAGCAGGCGCTGCGGCATCAGCCGCGACGGACGATCACCCACCGCGGGCACTTCAATCTCGTTGGCTTCCGGGATGCGCGTCACCACGGCGCAACCGAACATGCGCTTGATCTTTTCCGCGTCAACGAGCGGCGTGCGCAGCCCGACGGCCACATCGCTGGTGAAGTGGTCGCCGCCGATGGGAATCACCGCCGTGTGCACCACCACGCCGTTGTGGCAGACGACCACGTCGGTCGAACCTGCGCCAATATCGGCCAGGCAAACGCCCAGCTCGCGCTCATCGGCGCGCAGCACGGATTCCGCCGACGCCAGCGCCTCAAAAATAGTGTCGTCCACGTGAATGCCCGCGCGATTCAGGGCCGTGACCACATTCTGCGAGGCGCTGTCGGCGGCGGTGGCCACGTGGACCTTCACCTCCAGCCGCGTGGCCATCATGCCCAGCGGATCGCGGATGCCGGTCTGCTCGTCGAGCAGGAATTCCTGCGGCAGCAGGTGCAGGACCTTGCGGTCGGGCGGCAGGGTGATGGCGCGGGCGCGTTCCACCGCCTGGCGGACGTCGTCGCGCGTGATCTCGCGAGCGCGCGAGCCCAGCACCACGCCGCCGCGGCTGTTCACGCCGCGTATGTGCGCGCCCGCGATCCCGGTGACGCCGTGCTCCACTTCCACGCCGGCCGCCTCTTCCGCCGCCACCATCGCCCGCTGGATGGCGGCGATGGCTTTTTCCAGGTCCACGATCACGCCCTTGCGCGAGCCGCGCGACTCGGCCACTCCGTGGCCCAGATAGCGCAGGCCGGATTCGCCGCTCTCGGCTACCAGCACGCACGTCTTGGCGCTGCCCACGTCAATGGCTGCGAGAACGTTCTCCGGCTGCTTCCCCATGGCCCCCTGCGCCGCGCCGCTCTGGCTCGGGCGGCTTCACTGCTTCATCCTGTTGTGGCTGGCTGGAATTGCGGTTGATGATGGCGCCTACCGCTTCCCTTTGGGCGGTGGCGCCTTGCCGTCGGCTGCGATCTTGATGGCCTGTCGCTGCGCGCCGGCGTCGGGATTGACAATGACCTGCCGTTCGTAGCGCAGGTCCACCGAGCTCAGCTTCTGGAACTGCGCCCGCCACTGCTGCACATGCGCCTTGTAGATCTTGAAGCGCTCCAGGAAATTGGCGTCGCCCAGGTGCACGAACACCGCGCCATCGTCGTCGGGCACGGTCACCCGCACGTCCGCCGGATCGCTTAGGTCCATTTCGCTGATGTCCTGCGAGTAGCGCGCGCCTTCCGAATCAAGTTCGCGCATCACCCGGGTGAAAATCCTCATGCGCGCCGCGCGCGTGGAGAGCGGCTCGTTCGCGCCCATGCCCACCAGCACCGGAAACGAGTACTTCTTCTGCGAGCGGGCGGGCAACTCCATGAGCACGCCGCCCGCGTCAATGAGCTGGATGCGCGAGCCCACTTGCGCGAACGCCACCGGCGTCCGCTCGCGAATCTTCACGCTGATGCGGTGCGGCAGCAGGCGCATTACCGTGGCCGATTCGACCCACGGAATCTCTTCCAGTTGGCGCCGCCGCTCGGCCAGCGGCACAAAGAAGATGTTACGGCCAAGGTCGGCGGCGAATACTTCCATGACCTGCGGCTTCGAGACGTTTTCCAGGCCCGCGAGCTGCACGTCGTCGCTGGACTCCATGCGGAAGCGCCATGAGTGCGTGCCGTAGCTGTAGAGTTGGTAGCCACCCCAGGCCAGCACGGTGGCGCAGGCCAGCGCGATGACGCCCTGGCGCAGCCGGTTCGCTGCCTTGCGCGGCAGCGGCCCGCGGCGCACCGGAACGCGCTTCTGTCCGCGCAGAAATGGTGACTCTTCCTCGACCTCCAGGTCGAGTAGCCGCGGATCGAAGTCGTCATCTTCGACGGCCGCGCGCGAACCGCCGCGCTCCGCTTCCTCGTCGGAATAGGCCGTCCCGGCCCCGGAATGGCCCGCGCCGGCTCCGCGCTTGCCGCGCCAGGGAGCCGAATCGGTTGGATATCCGTCGTTCCGCGCCATCAATGCCTGTTTTTGGTCGAGAGAACGCCCGCGAGCACACTATAGCTTGGAATTGTGGAATTGCGGAGTGTGAAGTTGGGCTCCGGCGCTGCCACACCGCAGAAACGCAGCTTGCTACGCCCACGGCGACCAGCCGAGACTAGCTGATCGGCGTGGCCGGGGGCCGCGGCGCCCGTGGCACGGCCATGCGGTACTGCAACCGCCATGAGCGCCGTTCGGCGCGAATCAGCGAATCGATCTGGGAGCGGCTCATGAATCGGGTTTTGACCGGAATGTACTTCAGGCTAGCGAGTTGGCTCCCATCGATGTGAAGGGCCGCCGGCAGCACCGTGGCTGCGTACGCCAGGGCAGGTTCAGGCACGGAAATGTGGGGAAGCTGCTTCACCGGAGCAGCGACCCGCGCAGGCTCGCGACGGCAAGTGGTTACTGCGCCGGAAGCTTGCGCCCCCGGAGCCGGATTCGCAACCTGCTGAGCGCTCTGCTGGCCGGCGGCGGCGTCATCGGCGTGGCGGGCGCGCTCCATCCACTGCGCCGCGCTCTCCGGCTGCCCCAGCATGGCTTCCACATAGGCGATGCCGGCCAGCATGCGCGGGCTCCGGATGCTCAGGTCCGGAGCCGGAACGGCCATCGCCAATCCCAGCGCCGCCCACGCCCCCACCGCCAATTTCAAGCCCGATTG is a window of Terriglobales bacterium DNA encoding:
- a CDS encoding FtsQ-type POTRA domain-containing protein, which produces MARNDGYPTDSAPWRGKRGAGAGHSGAGTAYSDEEAERGGSRAAVEDDDFDPRLLDLEVEEESPFLRGQKRVPVRRGPLPRKAANRLRQGVIALACATVLAWGGYQLYSYGTHSWRFRMESSDDVQLAGLENVSKPQVMEVFAADLGRNIFFVPLAERRRQLEEIPWVESATVMRLLPHRISVKIRERTPVAFAQVGSRIQLIDAGGVLMELPARSQKKYSFPVLVGMGANEPLSTRAARMRIFTRVMRELDSEGARYSQDISEMDLSDPADVRVTVPDDDGAVFVHLGDANFLERFKIYKAHVQQWRAQFQKLSSVDLRYERQVIVNPDAGAQRQAIKIAADGKAPPPKGKR
- the ftsA gene encoding cell division protein FtsA gives rise to the protein MGKQPENVLAAIDVGSAKTCVLVAESGESGLRYLGHGVAESRGSRKGVIVDLEKAIAAIQRAMVAAEEAAGVEVEHGVTGIAGAHIRGVNSRGGVVLGSRAREITRDDVRQAVERARAITLPPDRKVLHLLPQEFLLDEQTGIRDPLGMMATRLEVKVHVATAADSASQNVVTALNRAGIHVDDTIFEALASAESVLRADERELGVCLADIGAGSTDVVVCHNGVVVHTAVIPIGGDHFTSDVAVGLRTPLVDAEKIKRMFGCAVVTRIPEANEIEVPAVGDRPSRLMPQRLLGEVLEPRARELFEMLRDNLRHAGVFELCGAGLVLTGGGARLNSMTEIAEDVLRKPARLAAPAALGRMPETLAEPEYATVLGMATYAQRSRVARGAQEQGIGAKLKSLFARKP